A portion of the Camelus ferus isolate YT-003-E chromosome 16, BCGSAC_Cfer_1.0, whole genome shotgun sequence genome contains these proteins:
- the C1QL1 gene encoding C1q-related factor, translating to MLLVLVVLIPVLVSSGGPDGHYEMLGTCRMVCDPYPARGPGAGARPDGGDALSEQSGAPPPSTLVQGPQGKPGRTGKPGPPGPPGDPGPPGPVGPPGEKGEPGKTGPPGLPGAGGSGAISTATYTTVPRVAFYAGLKNPHEGYEVLKFDDVVTNLGNNYDATSGKFTCNIPGTYFFTYHVLMRGGDGTSMWADLCKNGQVRASAIAQDADQNYDYASNSVILHLDAGDEVFIKLDGGKAHGGNSNKYSTFSGFIIYSD from the exons ATGctgctggtgctggtggtgcTTATTCCCGTGCTGGTGAGCTCGGGCGGCCCAGATGGCCACTATGAAATGCTGGGCACCTGCCGCATGGTGTGCGACCCCTACCCCGCGCGGGGCCCCGGCGCCGGCGCGCGGCCCGACGGCGGAGACGCCCTGAGCGAGCAGAGCGGCGCGCCCCCGCCCTCCACGCTGGTGCAGGGCCCCCAGGGGAAGCCGGGCCGCACAGGCAAGCCCGGCCCTCCCGGGCCCCCCGGGGACCCGGGTCCTCCGGGCCCTGTGGGGCCACCCGGCGAGAAGGGTGAGCCGGGTAAGACCGGCCCTCCCGGGCTGCCCGGCGCGGGGGGCAGCGGCGCCATCAGCACGGCTACCTACACCACGGTGCCGCGCGTGGCTTTCTACGCCGGCCTCAAGAACCCTCACGAGGGTTACGAGGTGCTCAAGTTCGACGACGTGGTCACCAACCTAGGCAACAACTACGACGCGACCAGCGGCAAGTTTACGTGCAACATTCCCGGCACCTACTTTTTCACCTACCACGTTCTCATGCGCGGCGGCGACGGCACCAGTATGTGGGCGGACCTCTGCAAGAACGGCCAG GTGCGGGCCAGCGCCATTGCCCAGGACGCAGACCAGAACTACGACTATGCCAGCAACAGCGTGATCCTGCACCTGGACGCGGGCGACGAGGTCTTCATCAAGCTCGACGGAGGCAAAGCGCACGGCGGCAATAGCAACAAATACAGCACGTTCTCCGGCTTCATCATCTATTCGGATTGA